ACTACCTTTGAAACATctaataatcatttttcatcaaacaaCGTTATTTTTATATCTCAATTTTACTTACCTTGATGTACATCTAATTTCGACGACGGTGATGATGGAGAGTCAAAGAGGCAGTTTTCAGAAGGATACTCAAATGTCGAAGTCAATAaatcattgaattttattttaagcttaaCGTTCCTTCCTTCAGTTTTCATACATGACTTTCCTTCGAATACAATATTTGCAttgataaattcaaatttggatGGAGAACTTGTGTCTTCATAGTCGACctataatcaaaataaaaagaaatatgttAACTAAGTAATTTACTTAAttgtataacaaaaaattaacaaaaaacataCAACAGTCACTGAATTGTCATCTGCGTTTGAAACGTCCGGAAGATGTGATGGTATTTCCTTTCTGTTGCTAAAGTTAAATATCATACTTTGTGTCTCAACAGACGCCTGAGCGTGCTTTTGACTCTTCTTAGGACCTTcattttgatcagttttactACTAGAATTTGCTCCCACAATTGGAATTTCTATATCACTCTTGCTTTTTCCTACGGGCTTccttagaattattttattgatagaaATGCTGTTCTTAACGGGAATTTcaggtttgtttttttcaatttttctggcTAAGCTTGGAATGTTTTCATCAATAATGTTTTCCTGATACTTTTCACAAATGTTCGTCACTTTCTTAGAGTTGAATCCATTAGAATGTTTATTAGCCACATACTTTTTtggaaagtgaatttttttcgtattcatCCAGTTTGGCTCAAAAATTCGTAACTTTTCTTTTACTACATCAGTAGGTGGTTGATCATTTTCACTCGGAGTCTCACAATTTCGATTACtatattcattttcttttggTTCCAACAATGTTTCATACGATTTCGCAACAGTGTTAATATCAccattcattttatatttctctGCGGTATTGGTGTCTTGGTCTAACACTTTTGCATCCGCTGTTTCTATTAGATTGTTTAAACTCGTGGATCTACGAAGGATATTTAAGGACGGTCTTTGTTTTGTGCATCCTTGATTAAGAGTCAGACTCATATATCGGCAGCGTAATTTTGATACAATTCCTGGACCATAATGTAGTTCTTCCAATTGATCGTTTTTGATTTCCTTATTGAAGGATTTCTTCATAGATAAAAccattttatggaaattttttcaacctgtaaaaaatacaaataatgttttttctaAGTTTTCATTTTACAGGACAAAAGTACAGGAATTCAAGCTAAATTTCTACATGAAATACTTTCATAAGTATATGAGTATAATACACAGTATTTACTTCTTTTTGTTAATATCgtttgttatttaataaaatttaatttaaattacttttaatataaCTGCAATACAAACCTCTAAATGTATGTCTaccttttttcaaacaaaatattgcaTTTTTCTATAATACATCAATAATGTGCCATGTTTGCATATTCGGAAAATGTTCATCACTTTCCGGTAGTTTTCAGACTTCTCTTCGTTGttatttatctaaatattATCTTAAAGTATTCTTCAATACAATGGAATTGGCTTCTTAAAACAAGattctcaaacaaaaattattttataaaccaatatttaaataattagacTGAATAACACACCTATTTGGTCTCTTTTTgacgtataat
The sequence above is drawn from the Culicoides brevitarsis isolate CSIRO-B50_1 chromosome 1, AGI_CSIRO_Cbre_v1, whole genome shotgun sequence genome and encodes:
- the LOC134836913 gene encoding uncharacterized protein LOC134836913 isoform X1, whose amino-acid sequence is MVLSMKKSFNKEIKNDQLEELHYGPGIVSKLRCRYMSLTLNQGCTKQRPSLNILRRSTSLNNLIETADAKVLDQDTNTAEKYKMNGDINTVAKSYETLLEPKENEYSNRNCETPSENDQPPTDVVKEKLRIFEPNWMNTKKIHFPKKYVANKHSNGFNSKKVTNICEKYQENIIDENIPSLARKIEKNKPEIPVKNSISINKIILRKPVGKSKSDIEIPIVGANSSSKTDQNEGPKKSQKHAQASVETQSMIFNFSNRKEIPSHLPDVSNADDNSVTVVDYEDTSSPSKFEFINANIVFEGKSCMKTEGRNVKLKIKFNDLLTSTFEYPSENCLFDSPSSPSSKLDVHQDVSKVVLVVSKNGTETTENIKGCKTDSKAFWSDETHSTDILF
- the LOC134836913 gene encoding uncharacterized protein LOC134836913 isoform X2 → MVLSMKKSFNKEIKNDQLEELHYGPGIVSKLRCRYMSLTLNQGCTKQRPSLNILRRSTSLNNLIETADAKVLDQDTNTAEKYKMNGDINTVAKSYETLLEPKENEYSNRNCETPSENDQPPTDVVKEKLRIFEPNWMNTKKIHFPKKYVANKHSNGFNSKKVTNICEKYQENIIDENIPSLARKIEKNKPEIPVKNSISINKIILRKPVGKSKSDIEIPIVGANSSSKTDQNEGPKKSQKHAQASVETQSMIFNFSNRKEIPSHLPDVSNADDNSVTVVDYEDTSSPSKFEFINANIVFEGKSCMKTEGRNVKLKIKFNDLLTSTFEYPSENCLFDSPSSPSSKLDVHQVLVVSKNGTETTENIKGCKTDSKAFWSDETHSTDILF
- the LOC134836913 gene encoding uncharacterized protein LOC134836913 isoform X3 encodes the protein MVLSMKKSFNKEIKNDQLEELHYGPGIVSKLRCRYMSLTLNQGCTKQRPSLNILRRSTSLNNLIETADAKVLDQDTNTAEKYKMNGDINTVAKSYETLLEPKENEYSNRNCETPSENDQPPTDVVKEKLRIFEPNWMNTKKIHFPKKYVANKHSNGFNSKKVTNICEKYQENIIDENIPSLARKIEKNKPEIPVKNSISINKIILRKPVGKSKSDIEIPIVGANSSSKTDQNEGPKKSQKHAQASVETQSMIFNFSNRKEIPSHLPDVSNADDNSVTVVDYEDTSSPSKFEFINANIVFEGKSCMKTEGRNVKLKIKFNDLLTSTFEYPSENCLFDSPSSPSSKLDVHQGSLGRIKKRN